Proteins from a single region of Streptomyces sp. TN58:
- a CDS encoding branched-chain amino acid ABC transporter permease gives MTTDTTPQTQTQTAKTAPAPAALLYAIIGGSLLTIVSAFLAWTWTADFPGDLTFYGSPADLQYITLAGAALTLVHALSALGVKGFNWLTPAGSRKPIWFLALGNAAATWFTVIAITVVLGGVINLEPGAYVALVGSLVPALAAYKLPDDTRKVTPAKSTLPNWAEILIITGVFALGLFVITFGIDTDDKEPQLFVAYLITVGLAALALNKSGLLARFSVLTANNRQVTLLGTAAAAIAFPFIQQSGDTYTLIAVNILIFATVALGLNIVVGLAGLLDLGYVAFLGVGAYAAALVSGSTASAFGIHLPFWAAVIVGAIVSLVFGVVIGAPTLRLRGDYLAIVTLGFGEIFRIAMGNLDGTSGPDITNGPNGIPNVPHLELFGWNFGESHTVAGIELGAYANYYFLMLLVMALVVLVFARAGNSRIGRAWVAIREDETAAEAMGINGFKVKLIAFALGATLAGLAGTVQAHVNTTVVPENYVFAGPVPPNSAFLLAAVILGGMGTIRGPILGAALLFLIPAKLAFLQDYQLLAFGIALILLMRFRPEGLIANKRAQLEFHDDTADQAPKDLATAKAGA, from the coding sequence ATGACCACAGACACCACCCCGCAGACGCAGACGCAGACCGCGAAGACGGCACCCGCACCCGCCGCGCTCCTCTACGCGATCATCGGCGGCAGCCTCCTCACCATCGTCAGCGCCTTCCTCGCCTGGACGTGGACCGCCGACTTCCCCGGCGACCTCACCTTCTACGGCAGCCCCGCCGACCTGCAGTACATCACCCTGGCCGGCGCCGCCCTCACCCTCGTCCACGCGCTCTCCGCGCTCGGCGTCAAGGGCTTCAACTGGCTCACCCCCGCCGGCTCCCGCAAGCCCATCTGGTTCCTCGCCCTCGGCAACGCCGCAGCCACCTGGTTCACGGTGATCGCGATCACCGTCGTCCTCGGCGGTGTGATCAACCTCGAACCCGGCGCCTACGTCGCCCTCGTCGGCTCCCTCGTCCCGGCCCTTGCCGCGTACAAGCTCCCCGACGACACCCGCAAGGTCACCCCGGCCAAGAGCACGCTGCCCAACTGGGCCGAAATCCTCATCATCACCGGCGTCTTCGCCCTCGGCCTCTTCGTCATCACCTTCGGCATCGACACCGATGACAAGGAACCGCAGCTCTTCGTCGCCTACCTGATCACCGTCGGCCTCGCGGCCCTCGCCCTGAACAAGTCGGGCCTCCTCGCCCGCTTCTCGGTCCTCACCGCGAACAACCGCCAGGTCACCCTCCTCGGCACCGCGGCCGCCGCGATCGCCTTCCCCTTCATCCAGCAGAGCGGCGACACCTACACCCTCATCGCGGTCAACATCCTGATCTTCGCGACCGTCGCCCTCGGCCTCAACATCGTCGTCGGCCTCGCCGGCCTCCTCGACCTCGGATACGTCGCCTTCCTCGGCGTCGGCGCCTACGCCGCGGCCCTGGTCTCCGGCAGCACCGCCTCCGCCTTCGGCATCCACCTCCCCTTCTGGGCGGCGGTCATCGTCGGCGCCATCGTCTCCCTCGTCTTCGGCGTGGTCATCGGCGCACCGACCCTCCGACTGCGCGGCGACTACCTCGCCATCGTCACCCTCGGCTTCGGAGAAATCTTCCGCATCGCCATGGGCAACCTCGACGGCACCTCCGGCCCCGACATCACCAACGGCCCCAACGGCATCCCGAACGTCCCCCACCTCGAACTCTTCGGGTGGAACTTCGGCGAATCCCACACCGTCGCCGGCATCGAACTCGGCGCCTACGCCAACTACTACTTCCTGATGCTGCTGGTGATGGCCCTGGTCGTCCTGGTCTTCGCCCGCGCAGGCAACAGCCGCATCGGCCGCGCCTGGGTCGCCATCCGCGAGGACGAGACCGCCGCCGAAGCCATGGGCATCAACGGCTTCAAGGTCAAGCTCATCGCCTTCGCCCTCGGCGCCACCCTCGCCGGCCTCGCCGGCACCGTCCAGGCCCACGTCAACACCACGGTCGTCCCCGAGAACTACGTCTTCGCCGGGCCCGTCCCGCCGAACTCCGCGTTCCTCCTCGCCGCAGTCATCCTCGGCGGCATGGGCACCATCCGCGGCCCCATCCTCGGCGCCGCACTCCTCTTCCTGATCCCGGCGAAGCTGGCCTTCCTCCAGGACTACCAGCTCCTCGCCTTCGGCATCGCCCTCATCCTCCTCATGCGCTTCCGCCCCGAAGGCCTCATCGCCAACAAGCGCGCGCAGCTGGAGTTCCACGACGACACCGCTGACCAGGCCCCCAAGGACCTGGCCACCGCCAAGGCGGGGGCGTGA
- a CDS encoding ABC transporter ATP-binding protein — translation MTTTTDTTTTKTTVLEAKGVTMRFGGLTAVKGVDLQVNAGEIVGLIGPNGAGKTTFFNCLTGLYVPTEGEVTYKGKVLPPKPHRVTEAGVARTFQNIRLFHNMTVLENVLVGRHTRTKEGLWSALLRGPGFKKAEAASEARAMELLEFIGLEHKADHLAKNLPYGEQRKLEIARALASDPGLILLDEPTAGMNPQETRAAEELIFAIRDMGIAVLVIEHDMRFIFNLCDRVACLVQGEKLIEGTASEVQGDERVIAAYLGTPFEGEPGAAEIAEVEAAEAHAEAEAHADAEAGAEADAETATETEAEAAADDDEAPAADSDTEATTDSDTDADADADADADADSTTRTTSTDGEAK, via the coding sequence ATGACGACCACCACAGACACCACCACCACGAAGACCACGGTCCTCGAAGCCAAGGGCGTCACCATGCGCTTCGGCGGCCTCACCGCCGTCAAGGGCGTCGACCTCCAGGTCAACGCAGGCGAGATCGTCGGACTCATCGGCCCCAACGGCGCCGGCAAGACCACCTTCTTCAACTGCCTCACCGGCCTGTACGTCCCCACCGAAGGCGAAGTCACCTACAAGGGCAAGGTCCTCCCGCCCAAGCCCCACCGGGTCACCGAGGCCGGCGTCGCCCGCACCTTCCAGAACATCCGGCTCTTCCACAACATGACCGTGCTGGAGAACGTCCTCGTCGGACGCCACACCCGCACCAAGGAAGGCCTCTGGTCCGCCCTCCTGCGCGGCCCCGGCTTCAAGAAGGCCGAAGCCGCCAGCGAGGCACGCGCCATGGAACTCCTGGAGTTCATCGGCCTGGAACACAAGGCCGACCACCTCGCCAAGAACCTCCCCTACGGCGAGCAGCGCAAGCTGGAGATCGCCCGCGCCCTCGCCAGCGACCCCGGCCTCATCCTCCTGGACGAGCCCACCGCCGGCATGAACCCGCAGGAGACCCGCGCCGCCGAAGAGCTCATCTTCGCGATCCGGGACATGGGCATCGCCGTACTCGTCATCGAGCACGACATGCGCTTCATCTTCAACCTCTGCGACCGCGTCGCCTGCCTCGTCCAGGGCGAAAAGCTCATCGAAGGCACCGCCTCCGAAGTCCAGGGCGACGAACGCGTCATCGCGGCCTACCTCGGCACCCCCTTCGAGGGCGAGCCCGGCGCGGCCGAAATCGCCGAGGTCGAAGCGGCGGAAGCCCACGCCGAAGCCGAGGCACACGCCGACGCCGAGGCTGGAGCCGAGGCCGACGCCGAAACGGCCACCGAGACCGAGGCGGAAGCTGCCGCGGACGACGACGAGGCCCCCGCGGCCGACTCGGACACCGAGGCCACCACCGACTCGGACACGGACGCCGACGCGGACGCCGACGCCGACGCCGACGCCGACAGCACCACCCGCACCACCAGCACGGACGGAGAGGCCAAGTGA
- a CDS encoding ABC transporter ATP-binding protein, with protein MTALLKVEDLKVAYGKIEAVKGISFEVNEGEIVCLVGTNGAGKTTTLRTLSGLLKPTSGSVVFDGQPIVGVPAHKIVSLKLAHSPEGRHIFPRLTIEENLQLGAFLRSDKDGIEKDIQRAYDLFPILGERRKQAAGTLSGGEQQMLAMGRALMCQPKLLMLDEPSMGLSPLMMQKIMSTIAELKASGMTILLVEQNAQAALSLADQAHVMEIGKIVLSGTGQDLLHNEDVRKAYLGED; from the coding sequence GTGACCGCACTGCTCAAGGTCGAGGACCTCAAGGTCGCCTACGGCAAGATCGAAGCCGTCAAGGGAATCTCCTTCGAAGTCAACGAAGGCGAAATCGTCTGCCTCGTCGGCACCAACGGCGCCGGCAAGACGACCACCCTGCGCACCCTCTCCGGGCTCCTCAAGCCCACCTCGGGCAGCGTCGTCTTCGACGGCCAGCCCATCGTCGGCGTCCCCGCCCACAAGATCGTCTCCCTGAAGCTGGCACACTCCCCCGAGGGACGCCACATCTTCCCCCGGCTGACGATCGAGGAGAACCTCCAGCTCGGCGCCTTCCTCCGCAGCGACAAGGACGGCATCGAGAAGGACATCCAGCGCGCCTACGACCTCTTCCCCATCCTGGGCGAACGTCGCAAGCAGGCCGCCGGCACCCTCTCCGGCGGTGAGCAGCAGATGCTCGCCATGGGCCGCGCGCTCATGTGCCAGCCCAAGCTCCTCATGCTGGACGAGCCCTCCATGGGCCTCTCCCCGCTGATGATGCAGAAGATCATGTCGACCATCGCCGAGCTCAAGGCCTCGGGCATGACGATCCTCCTCGTCGAGCAGAACGCCCAGGCGGCGCTCTCCCTCGCCGACCAGGCGCACGTCATGGAGATCGGCAAGATCGTCCTCTCCGGCACCGGCCAGGACCTCCTCCACAACGAGGACGTCCGCAAGGCCTACCTCGGCGAGGACTGA
- a CDS encoding ANTAR domain-containing response regulator, with protein MTAEHESTPTPDADQSHVPPLTTRVVIAEDEALIRLDLKEMLEEEGYTVVGEAGDGQTAVELAREHRPDLVILDVKMPVLDGISAAEKIAQESIAPVLMLTAFSQRDLVERARDAGAMAYLVKPFSKSDVVPAIEMAVSRFAELRALEQEVADLSQRLETRKLVDRAKSILQTQYGLTEPAAFRWIQKSSMDRRMSMQQVAEVVIEDAESKKKESGGR; from the coding sequence GTGACCGCCGAGCACGAGTCGACGCCCACGCCCGACGCCGACCAGTCGCACGTTCCGCCGCTGACGACCCGCGTCGTCATCGCCGAGGACGAGGCGCTCATCCGTCTCGACCTCAAAGAGATGCTCGAAGAAGAGGGCTACACCGTCGTCGGCGAGGCCGGCGACGGGCAGACGGCCGTCGAGCTCGCCCGTGAGCACCGGCCCGACCTGGTGATCCTCGACGTGAAGATGCCCGTCCTCGACGGGATCTCCGCCGCCGAGAAGATCGCGCAGGAGTCGATCGCGCCCGTCCTGATGCTGACGGCGTTCTCGCAGCGCGACCTCGTCGAGCGGGCCCGGGATGCCGGGGCCATGGCGTACCTGGTGAAGCCGTTCAGCAAGAGCGACGTGGTGCCGGCCATCGAGATGGCGGTGTCCCGGTTCGCGGAGCTGCGTGCGCTGGAGCAGGAGGTCGCGGACCTCTCGCAGCGGCTGGAGACGCGCAAGCTGGTCGACCGGGCGAAGAGCATCCTGCAGACGCAGTACGGGCTGACGGAGCCGGCCGCGTTCCGGTGGATCCAGAAGTCCTCCATGGACCGCCGGATGTCGATGCAGCAGGTGGCCGAGGTGGTCATCGAGGACGCCGAGTCGAAGAAGAAGGAGAGCGGGGGCAGGTAG
- a CDS encoding GNAT family N-acetyltransferase, giving the protein MSTPIPDRRTFVRTTLDLGEATLHPWGRKPAGPELLDDLVTAAADPTIALWNPLPAADHQAAQTWLEAREDGWDRGVGAAFAVLSATDSALLGTVNLRWTDRADGLAMIGYWFLPAARGRGLATRATRAVTTWGFSTADARRIELAHAVGNQASCRVADRCGYHPEGILRESHLFGDGRHHDEHLHARLATDPEPNRP; this is encoded by the coding sequence ATGAGCACCCCCATACCCGACCGGCGGACCTTCGTCCGCACCACGCTCGACCTCGGCGAGGCCACTCTCCACCCCTGGGGCCGCAAGCCCGCCGGACCGGAACTGCTCGACGACCTCGTCACCGCCGCGGCCGACCCGACGATCGCCCTCTGGAACCCCCTCCCGGCAGCCGACCACCAAGCCGCCCAGACCTGGCTCGAAGCCCGGGAGGACGGATGGGACCGCGGCGTGGGCGCAGCCTTCGCGGTACTGTCCGCCACCGACAGCGCCCTCCTCGGCACCGTCAACCTCCGCTGGACCGACCGCGCGGACGGCCTCGCCATGATCGGCTACTGGTTCCTGCCGGCCGCCCGAGGCCGCGGCCTCGCCACCCGCGCCACCCGAGCCGTCACCACCTGGGGCTTCAGCACCGCCGACGCCCGCCGGATCGAACTCGCCCACGCCGTCGGCAACCAAGCCTCGTGCCGCGTCGCCGACCGCTGCGGCTACCACCCCGAAGGCATCCTGCGCGAGTCCCACCTCTTCGGCGACGGCCGCCACCACGACGAACACCTCCACGCCCGCCTCGCCACCGACCCGGAACCGAACCGCCCCTAG
- the pyk gene encoding pyruvate kinase — translation MRRAKIVCTLGPATDSYDQIKALVEAGMDIARLNLSHGTYAEHEERYQRVRKASDETGHSVGILADLQGPKIRLGRFREGPVLLERGDHFTITVEDHPGDRHTCSTTYTGLATDVTTGERILVDDGRVTLEVTHIDGPRVHTRVIEGGMVSDHKGLNLPGVAVSVPALSDKDIEDLRWALRTGADVIALSFVRSGHDIQDVHRIMDEEGRRLPVIAKIEKPQAVDNIDDIVAAFDGIMVARGDLGVEMPLEQVPIVQKRAIKLAKRNAKPVIVATQMLDSMIDNSRPTRAEASDVANAVIDGTDAVMLSGETSVGKHPVETVRTMSRIVEAAEEDILAKGLPPLTDRNKPRTQGGAVARAAAEMGDFLDAKFLVAFTQSGDTVRRLSRYRSPIPLLAFTPDPATRSQLNLTWGVETFLGPHVDSTDAMVAQVEEELLRIGRCVPGDTVVITAGSPPGVTGSTNLVRIHHIGDPVR, via the coding sequence ATGCGCCGAGCGAAAATCGTATGTACCCTGGGCCCCGCCACCGACTCATACGACCAGATCAAAGCCCTGGTCGAAGCCGGAATGGACATCGCCCGACTCAACCTCAGCCACGGCACCTACGCCGAACACGAGGAGCGCTACCAACGCGTACGCAAGGCCTCCGACGAAACAGGCCACAGCGTCGGCATCCTCGCCGACCTTCAAGGCCCGAAGATCCGCCTCGGCCGCTTCCGCGAAGGACCCGTACTCCTTGAACGCGGCGACCACTTCACCATCACCGTCGAAGACCACCCAGGCGACCGCCACACCTGCAGCACCACCTACACAGGACTCGCCACAGACGTCACCACCGGCGAACGCATCCTCGTCGACGACGGCCGCGTCACCCTCGAAGTCACCCACATCGACGGCCCCCGCGTCCACACCCGCGTCATCGAAGGCGGCATGGTCTCCGACCACAAAGGCCTCAACCTCCCCGGCGTAGCCGTCTCCGTCCCCGCCCTCTCCGACAAGGACATCGAAGACCTCCGCTGGGCCCTCCGCACCGGCGCCGACGTCATCGCCCTCTCCTTCGTCCGCAGCGGCCACGACATCCAAGACGTCCACCGCATCATGGACGAAGAAGGCCGCCGCCTCCCCGTCATCGCCAAAATCGAAAAACCCCAAGCCGTCGACAACATCGACGACATCGTCGCCGCCTTCGACGGAATCATGGTCGCCCGCGGCGACCTCGGCGTCGAAATGCCCCTCGAACAAGTCCCCATCGTCCAAAAGCGCGCCATCAAACTCGCCAAACGCAACGCCAAACCCGTCATCGTCGCCACCCAGATGCTCGACTCGATGATCGACAACTCCCGCCCCACCCGCGCCGAAGCCTCCGACGTCGCCAACGCCGTCATCGACGGCACCGACGCCGTCATGCTCTCCGGCGAAACCAGCGTCGGCAAACACCCCGTCGAAACCGTCCGCACCATGTCCCGCATCGTCGAAGCCGCCGAAGAAGACATCCTCGCCAAGGGCCTCCCACCCCTCACCGACCGCAACAAACCCCGCACCCAAGGCGGAGCCGTCGCCCGCGCCGCCGCCGAAATGGGCGACTTCCTCGACGCCAAATTCCTCGTCGCCTTCACCCAGAGCGGCGACACCGTCCGCCGCCTCTCCCGCTACCGCTCACCCATCCCCCTCCTCGCCTTCACTCCCGACCCCGCCACCCGCTCCCAACTCAACCTCACCTGGGGCGTCGAAACCTTCCTCGGCCCCCACGTCGACTCCACCGACGCCATGGTCGCCCAAGTCGAAGAAGAACTCCTCCGCATCGGCCGCTGCGTCCCCGGCGACACCGTCGTCATCACCGCCGGCTCACCCCCCGGCGTCACCGGCTCCACCAACCTCGTCCGCATCCACCACATCGGCGACCCCGTCCGCTGA